From the genome of Solidesulfovibrio carbinolicus, one region includes:
- a CDS encoding LL-diaminopimelate aminotransferase, which produces MIQFPMADRVAALPPYLFAEIDRVKAEVRARGVDIISLGIGDPDLPTPDCIIDALCAAARKPENHQYPDYVGLLTFRAAVADWYKARFGVTLDPATEVVSLIGSKEGIAHFPLAFVNPGDLVIVCSPNYPVYPVATGFCGGEVKILPLTDENDYLPDLDSVTDAEWARAKIIFVNYPNNPTSAVAPRAFYEKLVAKAKETNTIVVSDAAYTEMYYDPAEKPMSILEVDGAKDVAIEFHSLSKTYNMTGWRIGMAVGNAQLVKGLGKIKENVDSGIFQAVQEAGIVALNQGEPFAEQFRGIYKDRRDKAVAALAKMGIACRTPKASFYLWCKTPAGHTSAAFVTKVLQETGVVLTPGNGFGAPGEGYFRIAMTVPVARMEEALSRIAKL; this is translated from the coding sequence ATGATCCAGTTTCCCATGGCCGACCGCGTGGCCGCTCTTCCTCCCTATCTTTTCGCTGAAATCGACCGCGTCAAGGCCGAAGTCCGGGCTCGCGGCGTAGACATCATTTCTCTTGGCATCGGCGACCCGGACCTGCCCACCCCGGACTGCATCATCGACGCCCTGTGCGCCGCCGCCCGCAAGCCGGAAAACCATCAGTACCCCGACTACGTCGGCCTGCTGACCTTCCGCGCCGCCGTGGCCGACTGGTATAAGGCCCGGTTCGGCGTCACCCTGGACCCGGCCACGGAAGTGGTGAGCCTTATCGGCTCCAAGGAAGGCATCGCCCATTTTCCCCTGGCCTTCGTCAATCCCGGCGATCTGGTCATCGTCTGCTCGCCCAACTACCCGGTCTATCCGGTGGCCACGGGCTTTTGCGGCGGCGAAGTGAAAATCCTGCCGCTCACCGACGAAAACGACTACCTGCCCGACCTCGACAGCGTCACCGACGCCGAATGGGCCCGGGCCAAGATCATCTTCGTCAACTACCCCAACAACCCGACCTCGGCCGTGGCCCCGCGCGCCTTTTACGAGAAGCTCGTGGCCAAGGCCAAGGAAACGAACACCATCGTCGTCTCCGACGCCGCCTACACCGAGATGTACTATGACCCGGCCGAAAAGCCCATGTCGATCCTGGAGGTCGACGGGGCCAAGGACGTGGCCATCGAGTTCCACTCCCTGTCCAAGACCTACAACATGACCGGCTGGCGCATCGGCATGGCCGTGGGCAACGCCCAACTCGTCAAGGGCCTGGGCAAGATCAAGGAAAACGTGGACTCCGGCATCTTCCAGGCCGTGCAGGAAGCCGGCATCGTGGCGCTCAATCAGGGTGAACCCTTTGCCGAGCAGTTCCGGGGCATCTACAAGGACCGCCGGGACAAGGCCGTGGCCGCCCTTGCCAAGATGGGCATCGCCTGCCGCACGCCCAAGGCCTCCTTCTACCTCTGGTGCAAGACCCCGGCCGGCCACACCTCGGCCGCCTTCGTCACCAAGGTGCTCCAGGAGACCGGCGTGGTGCTCACCCCGGGCAACGGCTTCGGCGCGCCGGGCGAGGGCTATTTCCGCATCGCCATGACCGTCCCCGTCGCCCGCATGGAGGAGGCGTTGTCACGCATCGCCAAGCTGTAA
- the folK gene encoding 2-amino-4-hydroxy-6-hydroxymethyldihydropteridine diphosphokinase: MGSNQGDRLANLRLARERLGALPDAFLAGASPVYETEPWGEADQTTFFNQVVALTLGDSWSPKRLLQALLANETLLGRVRDPARPNGPRTMDCDLLLYGDVRLEEPELTVPHPRLRQRPFVLVPLADLAPELAIPDGQGGSVALALAEMPSNQGGNIVGAIEASAR; this comes from the coding sequence CTGGGCTCCAACCAGGGCGACAGGCTGGCCAATCTTCGTCTGGCCCGGGAGCGCCTCGGCGCGCTCCCGGACGCCTTTTTGGCGGGCGCAAGCCCCGTCTACGAGACCGAGCCCTGGGGCGAGGCCGACCAGACGACGTTTTTCAATCAGGTCGTGGCCCTGACCTTGGGCGATTCCTGGTCGCCCAAGCGGCTGTTGCAGGCGCTTTTGGCCAACGAGACCCTGCTTGGCCGGGTGCGCGATCCGGCCCGGCCAAACGGTCCCCGGACCATGGACTGCGATTTGTTGCTGTATGGCGACGTCCGCCTTGAAGAACCTGAGCTGACCGTTCCCCATCCGCGCCTGCGGCAGCGGCCTTTCGTCCTGGTCCCGTTGGCTGACCTTGCCCCGGAGCTGGCCATCCCAGACGGGCAGGGGGGAAGCGTGGCCCTGGCGCTGGCGGAAATGCCTTCCAACCAGGGCGGGAATATTGTAGGGGCAATTGAGGCATCGGCCCGATAA
- the xerD gene encoding site-specific tyrosine recombinase XerD gives MSTNDASPASPRPAHPWVDRYIEHLIVARGLSEHSIAAYSTDIAGFLIFLNDHGAALEATTDETVLLYLMHLRSRGLASRSLARHLSALRGFFAFAADESWLPASPAALIENPKLPRLLPDVLSRDEMTRLLDAPDTATPLGYRDRTMLELLYAAGLRVSELVGLTLADFDAQAGLLRVFGKGSKERVTPIHSLAMEFLSTYLASVRGAFGPKDQHVFLNRSGKGLTRQAVWKGIKRYALAAQVSTRISPHSLRHSFATHLLDGGADLRTVQMLLGHADISATEIYTHVQAGRLLAVHRAHHPRSRDRDKS, from the coding sequence ATGAGCACCAACGACGCCTCCCCGGCCTCTCCCCGTCCGGCCCATCCCTGGGTCGATCGTTATATCGAGCACCTGATCGTGGCCAGGGGCCTGTCCGAGCATTCCATCGCCGCTTATTCTACCGACATCGCAGGCTTTTTAATTTTCTTAAACGACCACGGCGCGGCGCTGGAAGCCACCACCGACGAGACCGTGCTGCTCTATCTCATGCATCTGCGCTCGCGCGGGCTGGCCAGCCGGTCCCTGGCCCGCCACCTCTCGGCCTTGCGCGGCTTTTTCGCCTTTGCCGCCGACGAATCCTGGCTGCCGGCCTCGCCCGCCGCGCTCATTGAAAACCCCAAGCTGCCGCGTCTTTTGCCCGACGTGCTCTCCCGCGACGAGATGACCAGACTTCTCGACGCCCCGGATACGGCCACGCCCCTGGGCTACCGCGACCGCACCATGCTGGAGCTGCTCTACGCCGCCGGCCTGCGCGTCTCCGAACTCGTGGGCCTGACCCTGGCCGATTTCGACGCCCAGGCCGGCCTTCTGCGGGTCTTCGGCAAGGGTTCCAAGGAGCGCGTCACTCCCATCCATTCCCTGGCCATGGAGTTTCTCTCCACCTACCTCGCCAGTGTTCGCGGCGCGTTTGGTCCCAAGGACCAGCATGTGTTTCTCAACCGCTCGGGCAAGGGGCTGACCCGGCAGGCCGTGTGGAAGGGCATCAAGCGCTATGCCCTGGCCGCCCAGGTCTCCACCCGCATTTCCCCCCACAGCTTGCGCCATTCCTTTGCCACCCATCTCCTCGACGGCGGGGCCGACCTGCGCACCGTGCAGATGCTGCTGGGCCACGCCGACATCAGCGCCACCGAAATCTACACCCATGTCCAGGCCGGCCGCTTGCTGGCCGTCCACCGCGCCCACCATCCCCGGTCCCGTGACCGGGACAAAAGTTAA